The Bacteriovorax sp. Seq25_V nucleotide sequence AAGTAATTTTTATAATCTTTGATAGAAATGTTCGTGTTTTATTTGATCTTAGGTGTTTTTTTTGTGTAAAATTAAGCGGATTAATGTTTCCTATTAGCAAGGATGGTATATGAAAACATTATTTTTATCGCTAATTCTATCACTCAATTCATATGCATTAGTTGACTATTCTGATCCGTCAGAGTCAGCAGCACCTGTCGTAAAAAGAAGTGCTCCTGTGGCCGCAAAGGCAGTCAATAGATCAAGTGCAAGACAATCTGCCCCAAGCCGTGGTTTTGATCGCTATCTTGAGCTTTCAACTTCATTTGCAAGCTTGGATTACGCTAATGACCAACGAGCAGGTAAGGTTGATGAACTATTAGTCAAGGGCAAGATCGAGACCGATTACAATATCTTTTTGAAGTTTGAGCAGCCTTTTTATTCAGGGAAATATCAAGATGACCAAAAGTCAGTGTCAAATGAAAGAGGAAATGCCTCGTTAATCCTTGGTATTAACTGGTTTGAATACGGTAGCACAAGTGATGCTATTACCATTGATCTTCATGGTGGCGCTATACTTGGTGGAAGTGGCGAATTTACGTCAAAGAGAACTGACAAAGTTGTGGGTGTAGAAACATCTAAAAGGTTTTATAACTTTGCCTTAAGTCTTGGGTATGAATTAACTCTTACTGGGGATTCATCTGATGACAAAGAACAAGACATTGGTAATATCGGTACAATGAAAGCACAACTTGGTTGGCTTGTAAGTAATGATATTAGCTTTGTATTAACTGGGGCAACTGTAACAGTGAATAAATCAAATAATGATTCAAAAGCAAATGGCTTAGCTAAGGAGCTGAAGTTTGCATATGTTCGTCCTGAAGTTATTTTAGGGCTTGGTGGCGGAGTGGACTTAACTCTTGCTGGATTATTTAGAACAAGAAGAGTAAGTAGTGAAGATATTTCTTCACAGCTTAAGCTATGGAACGCTCCTGGACTATATGGAAATTCAATTAGTGCCGGTTTAAGCTTTTCAATTTAACAAAGGCCATTAATTGCTAGTTAATGATAATTTCTATTTTTGTAAAAACTGTAAAATGATTAAAGATAGTCTTGATGATCTTCTTTTTGTTGAAGAGGGATCATCAAATTGCTTTTGTAGTGAAGACTGTATTGAAAAGTTTTATGGGCCAATTATTGCACATTATTCAAATAAGATAAATAAGCTAAGAAAAGATCTTAATCTACTTGAGGAAGATGCCCTAAAACTTCTTGAAGACTCTTCTAATATTGAAAAAATGCTCTCAAAGCCAGATGAGATCTGGCGAGTAGAAAATCAATTGAAGGAAGAGATTTATACATATATTAAGAAAATTACAAAAGGTGATAAAACTACTTATTTAGCGGCCCTTTGTTTTGTTTTTAATAAGTCACCATCTTTTATTTTAGGACTAACTGCGACGAGTAATGAGTTTTTCTTGCAACAATTCCAAATTGGTGAGCAAGTTGAATCAATTGATGAGTATTACGGAAAGCAGTTTGCTGATGAGTATCAAATTGATCCAGAGCTTTTAGAGCAAATTGAATTTAAGAAATCTCAATACCTAGCTAATCATCTCGAATTGAGATCGGAAGTTGATATCCCTTTTGAAAACTTTGAGCTATACGTCGATTACATCGGCCAGACACTTGATGCACCTGATGAGTCATACTCTGCTCAAGATGAATTCTCTGAAACATTTTCGACATTTATCAAAGCTTTCGCTCGAGATGGAATCTCATTTTTCTATATTGTTGTTTGTATGCAGATCACTTCAGAGGAGGGGGCGCAGGTAATTGTTCCAGTGTTCTCGTTCCCAACAATCGACGGTAAGCTCTGTGATGAATACCGTCGTGGTGAGCAGTTAACTGGTAATTTAAAAAATTAGAATTTTTTGAAAACGTATTCGCCTTTTGATTTGAAGGCGTCACAGTATCTTGAGTCGCCATAGAGATCAAGATTAACTGAACAAATAAAGAAAGCATCGTAAGAGATTTGGTCTCTATAGAATGGAGAGTCAAAAAAGTATGATGCTTCTTTCATTACCATTACACTATTAATTTGAAAATTTTGGTACTTTCCGTAATCTCTATTCTTAACAAGAGGGAATCTATACAGTTTTAAATTAGATTCGATGAACTGACATCTTGCTTCTCCAAGAAAGATTGATCTATCTGATGTTGTATACGTTGGTATAACGCAAAGTCTAGTGCTAGGAAGAGGCGTTTTAAGCTGAACATAAACCTCTGATTGGTCTGTCGTACTTTGACAGATGGTATGTGCACCTAAGTGAGTATTGCTTGAAGTTGCAAACCCTGACTCACCATCTAGAGACCAACTACATTTTTGTAGTGCTGCTGGAATCGTAGAGCCTGATGATCCTGTTGTTGTGCCTGAACCATCATCCACCTCAATGGCCGAACCATTTGAGCCCGATGATGAAGATCCATTACTACTCGATGAAGAAGAGCTTTTCTCGTTGTCTCCGTATAGCGCACGTTTGTCACGTGGGGCTACACATGAAACTAAACTCAGTGTGATTAATAATATAGAAAACTTATTCATTCAGTTACTCCATAAAAAGACTTCCAATAGTCTTATCGTAAAATTTTAAAAAAAATTAAGAAATATATGTAGTATTTTATCTAAGTAACCGAAAAGATGATTGTGAAGGCAATATTTTTACTGTTGATTTTAATCTGTCCACTATTATTGGGTGTTTCTCTTTTATTAGAGTCGCCTTATCGCTTTTATGAAACTGTGAGAAAGGAAGGACTTAGTGATGGTCTCGTAAATATTTCGAAACCTAATCCAAGGTTATTTGGTACACAATTTCTTAAGACGTTTGATGCTATGAAGTTAGATTCCGAATCCCTTTGGAAGATGATTGATTACGATAATTATAGTATTCCATTACCATTTGGACATCCAAGTTTTTATATTGCACCGAGGCCATTTCTGGAAGGTAACAGAATCATTCCTGCATTTAGTTATAGTGAATCAGATGGAGATGAGCTTGTTAGATTTAGACCTCTTCAAATTGAAAAGGTCGATCTTTCTCTTCCTCCTGATAAGCTTTTTAGGCTACCTCTTGTTAGGAAATATATTCATAGGAAGAAGGCCATAAATATTTGGCACGATATTTACAACAAGAATTTAAAAGTTGAGGAAACTTCAGTACTAAATCCATTTAAGTCCTATGAGCTTTGGAGTAAAGTTAGTCCTATTGAAATTGCTTATAATATCTATCTTTATAAAATGAGAGAGAAATTGATTCTTAATGATGCACTAAAAATCTACTTTATTGGAACAAGGCATATTCTTTCTGAAGTTGGGGCAATTGATGAACAACGAAGTCGATATATCGGTCAATATTTTCACAGTGGTAGGCTTTACACTTATGAGTTACTTGTTAAAAATAATTTCGCAATGGCCAATATGATCATGACTCGTTTTATACGTGACTTCAAAGTAAGTGAATCAAATGCTAAAGAGGATTCACAGCGTCTCTACGCAGCCTATCGTGCAATTCCTTATAATCAGCGTGCTTCATATGATGCTTTAAATTACCTTTATAGTGCCTGGACCCATGAAAAGGAGAATCAGGCTTTTATTCGTGAGATAATTCAATTTTTTGAAAAGAATAAAGATTTTCAAAATATCCTAACTCCGATGTATTCTTTTGCCCGTAAGAAATGGGGAACAACTTTTTCTAATAAAGATAAGTTGCTTGATGAAGCGGCAGAAGTTCGTCTTCAAAGAGGAATCGAGCAAGAAAAAAGGAAAGAGGAAATGGAACTTGGAAATTTTGAGACTGAAGATATTGAAAACTTATCTAAGGAAGAAAAAATTAAATACCTCCTCAAAAAAGGGAAGAGGTACAAGCAAAACAATTCTGGTTCAATTATTGAAAACTAGATTTTATAAGAGATACCAAACTCAATCTTAGCTCCTCCCATTGAAGAGAAAGTATATTCGTTAAGATCGTCATCTTGAATGGCATCCATGTTTGTTATTTTATTGCTAAATAGAGAAGCTGAGGCATTGAATCCAAAAGTTGAAAAAGGGAATAGTCTAGCCCTAACTCCAAGATCTGTCCCATACATCACACTCTTGGAGATTTGACCATCGATCATTGTAATCTTCGCACCACCAGAAAATTGTAGTCCTGCAAAGCCTTCGATTGAAATCAATTTTGTTTGAATCAGGCGGTACTGATATTCTCCTCCGATAAGTGGAGCTTCAAATTTTGCTATATCCGTAGATGTATTCATGTAGCCTAGCCAGATTGAGAAACCATAACTTTTTAGGCTTGTTCGATGTTCTAGGGAAAGTCTGAAAGTAGAGAGGTTCTTTTTTTCTGACTCAGATTCAAGAGAGCTATTAAACTCTTCCCATTGTGTCCCAGTTCCGCTTACTCCAAGTGATAAAGTCAGAAAGTTATTTTCTTTTAACTTGTCTTCATCAGTTAGAAATAACATGTCGACATCATGATCCTTTATTTCTGGTGCAGCTGATATCTCACTGCCGTTTGACTCAAAAGTAATATCTTTTATTTGGACATAGGCAATTCTTCCGGCCACCAAAATAGGAGTAATTGTATTTGTTTTTAAATTATTATCTCCTACAGTAATTTTACGTCCTGCCCGAATATAACCGATAGGAATATCAAGGTTTTCATCTGCATAGACGATTGTCTTGATATTGGTTGTATATGCCATACGAGTAGCTAAAATTTGAAAGTGGCAAAATACCAGAATTAGAGTTAAAATTATTTTCATATTATTATTATACTTTGATCTAAAAACATTGCAAGAGAGTCAAATAAATTAAGGTGAAATTATGAAGTTTCCAGGAAAGAGAAAATCTAAACATTATTTTCCAGTTGAAGAGCTTGGTAGAGTTCCCTTTGAGAATAATTTGATGTCTGAAAAGAGTGTCTATATTACAGGGATTGATCAACTCTTAGTAGATATCGAGATCGACGTAACGGATGATATCTTGGAAAAATATAATGTTACTAAGGGACAGTCACAGGTTTTAAGTGATGAGATTGTTGAGAGTATTTATCGGGAATGTAAGGATAAGAATCTTATTCTTGGAGAGTTTGCTGGAGGTGCTGTTGGTAACACTCTTCATAACTATTCGACGCTTTCTGATGATCGATCAGTTGCTCTTGGAACAATCTGTGAAAATATAAAAGTTGGTGATTACGCTTTTAAATATATTTGTACGACGAGTTCAAAAGTTGATTTCAATCACCTACAACCAGTTAAAGGGGCAATGGCCAGAGCAATGTGCTTTGTTACTCCAGACAAAGAGAGAACATTTGCTATTGGAAAGGGGATTATGAATGAACTTGATGAATCATATATTCCTGAAGATGTTATCAGGAACTCAGCTTCACTTTTAGTAACAGCATTTCTACTTAGAGATGAGAAGTCTCCACTTTTTAAAGCAACAATGAAGGCCGTAAAAGTCGCAAATGAGGCCAATGTTCCAGTTGTTTTTGCTCTTGGAACAAGTTTTTTGATTGAAGAGAAGAGAGATTTCTTTCTCGATTTTATTTCTAAGCATGTTAACGTTGTTGCAACAAATCTTGATGAGGCCAAGGCACTTTCACATCATGATGACCCTTTACTGGCAGGGGAGTTTATTTTAAACCTCGCAGATCTTGTTTTGCTTACGGTAGGTGCTCGTGGACTCTATGTATGTGCTTGGGTTGATGAGAAGAATGCGCGTGAAACTAAAGACCATCTCCACTCAAAGTCACTTGTCGATTACAATGCTTTTGAATACTCAAGAGCTCAATTGAAAAGTGATTGTGAAAAGCCAATCAAAATATATACTCACATCAATCCTTTTATGGGTGGACCAGTAAGGATTGAAAATACGAATGGTGCTGGAGATGCTGCATTATCTGCTCTTCTTCATGATATTTCGGCCAACAACTATCACCGTCAGTGTGTGCCGAACTCACCAAAGCATAATGCAAACTATTTAACTTATTCTTCTATTCATCAGATTAGTAAGTATGCGAATAGAGTCAGCTACGAAGTTTTAAAGCAGAGGTCGCCTCGTCTTGCACATGGTCTTCCAATGAAAGAAGAATCTCTTGATGAGAGTTATTGGGAATTGTAAGACTGGTTATTCTTCGTCTTCGTAAGGGATAACAAGAGTAAAACTAGTATGACCATTTACAGGTTCATAGTAGAGGTCTGCTTTATTCTTGATTGCTAAGTCTTTGCAAAGACCAAGCCCAATTCCTGTTCCAGTTTCTTTTGGTTTTGTGGTAAAAAATGGTAGAAATATTTTTTCTAGGTCTTCGTCTTTTATTCCTGGTCCTGAGTCGGTCACTTTTACATGAATAAGTTTGTCTTCTTTTTGTACTTCGACTCTAATCCATCGATCTTCACTATCGCTGATTGCTTCAATAGAATTATTGATAAGATTGATAAGAATTTGAATGATTTGACCTTCGATGCAATTAATCACTGTGTTTCTAATTGACTCAAGATTCTTTACACGAAAATCAATTTTAGCAGAGATGATTTTTGATCTTAATAAGACATCAAGTTCTTCAAGAATTTTGCTAATCTTCGTTTTTTGAAGGTTATCGTTGTAGTCATCACGAGCAAGATTTTTTAGACCATCGATGATATTAAAAATTCGATCAGTCATATTATCGATTTTTTGAATGAACGATTTCTTTTTTTCTTCGGGAAATTCATCATGATGAATTAGTAAATCAGTAGTTCCCTTGATGATAGATAATGGATTTTTTATTTCGTGAATAATTCCAGTTGAAAGAGCTGCAATTGTTTTTAGTTTATCATTGTGCCAAAGTTTGGATTCTAGTAGCTTGGTTTGAGTGATGTCAAAACCAATGATAATGGCCTCTTGCGAGTTTTTATACTTTTGAGCGACAATAAGAAAGACCTTATGTTTTCCATTGATTGTCTCATTAATTTCGATTTGGCTATAGTCACCATGGTGAAGGAAGAATTCTTTAATAAAAGTTGTGAATTGACTTTCGTCTTCTTGAATAAAGCCAACTCTTTGGTTTTCTATGCTTTTTTTCTGAATTCCAATTAGGTCTTCAAGCGCATTGTTGATAGCGATATATCTTAGGTCGCTATTGATCCAACTAATTGTGCATGGAAGATGATTAATAAGATAATCCTTCTGCTTTAGTTCTTCCTGAAGAGCGCTATTTTTCTCTTCGAGTTCCTTAATCAATTCTTTTAGTTCTTCAATATTTTCCATACGACCACCACATGGATAATTGTAGTCGTTATTTTAGAAAATTCAATGTTAATTGTTTAAACTAGTAATTCGCTCTGGATTATCTCTCAACGCACGTCCCATAACAAGATAGTCAGCCCCTCGTTGAAATGCCTCCTCAGGCGTAGATACGCGCTTTTGGTCATTTACTTGATCTTGTTGAAATCTGATCCCAGGACAGATTGTTAAGATTTTGTCATCTTTTGAAATGTATTTAAGTTCTTGAGTAGAGCAAACAATTCCGTCTAGATGAGATAAGGTCGCTTGTTTGAATAGATTTTTGAAGGTCAGCTCGAGGTTTTGATTGTAGATACTTTGGCACTCTCTTTCGTCCATTGATGTAAGAACGCTAACTCCAATCAATTTAGTACTTGGGAGATATTCATCACAAGCTTTTCTGGCGGCCTGAAGCATTGTTGTTGAGCCGCTGAGATGAATAGTTAAAAAATCAATTTCAAGGGGAGATAGAGATTTGATCGCACTGGCCACTGTGTTAGGAATATCATGTAATTTAAGATCGAGAAATATTTTTAAATTATATCTACTCTTTAATTCGGTAATAAGTGTTGGCCCATATCTATAAAATAATTCCATTCCTATTTTAATAAGCGAGAGATTCTTTGCGTGTAGGTCTAAGAAACTTAAGACCTCTTCTTTAGACATATTATCTAGAGCAAGAAAAATTCTATTCATATTTTTTGTTCCCATCAAAATGATTCGCGGTAATTTCTTGTAAAGCAAGAGGAGAAGAATCTTTAATATTTCCATGGATCATTGACTCACAAACGGCCTTTATATTTTCAAGCCGTGTAAAGCAAGGAACTCCATAAGAGATTGCAATATTTCTAATTATTTCTCCATGATTTTTTGATTTTCCTTGATTCATTGGAGTATTAAATACAGCTACTAGATGATCGTCTTTTATCGCATCAATCATGGCCACGCCCTTCACATGTTCATCAAATTTCTCAACAAGCTCACAACTGAGACCAAGTTGTTTAATGGCATGGTAAGTACCTTTAGTCGCCATAAACTGCATTCCTAATTCATGAAGGGGAGAGAGTAGAGATAAAATTTCATTCTTTGAGTCATTAGACAGTGATAGAAGTATTTTTCCTGGTCGATCAAGGTTTGGATAATTTCCGAGATATGACTTCATTAGTGCGGTCTCAAGCTTTTTGTCTATTCCGAGAGTCTCGCCTGTTGATCGCATTTTAGGCCCAAGAATAATATTGTCTTTTACAAATCGATCAAAAGGAAATGTTGATTGCTTTACAATAAACGCATCAAGTTCAAACCGTGTAATATTTGGAATTTCTTTTCCTAGAAGCGCATCAGTTGCAAGCCCTGGTAGGTCAATGTCATAGGCCTTACTTAGAAATGGTAAGGTTCTTGATCCCCTAGGATTTGCTTCGATACAGTAAATTCGATTTTCTTTAAGTGCAAACTGAAAGTTGACTGGGCCAACGATATTGAGGCGACTGGCCAGAGTAATCGATAGCCTTTGCATTTTATCGAGATTCTCTTGTGAGATAATAACAGGAGGGGAAATCATTCCTGAATCTCCCGAGTGTACGCCGGCGTGTTCAATATGTTCACAAACAGTAAAGACGGTATGACCCTTAGTATCTCTTATTAGGTCAACATCATATTCTATTGCGTTTTCGATATAGTTTTCGACTTGAAATACTATTGAAGATCCTGAGGCATCATTGTCAAAAATTCCATCCAATTGTGCTAAGTCATTATGACCATTGATGATGAACATACTTTCTCCACCAATTACATAGTTTGGTCTGATGATTACTGGATAGCCAATTTCTGCAATAATATTGAGAA carries:
- a CDS encoding inosine/guanosine kinase; this encodes MKFPGKRKSKHYFPVEELGRVPFENNLMSEKSVYITGIDQLLVDIEIDVTDDILEKYNVTKGQSQVLSDEIVESIYRECKDKNLILGEFAGGAVGNTLHNYSTLSDDRSVALGTICENIKVGDYAFKYICTTSSKVDFNHLQPVKGAMARAMCFVTPDKERTFAIGKGIMNELDESYIPEDVIRNSASLLVTAFLLRDEKSPLFKATMKAVKVANEANVPVVFALGTSFLIEEKRDFFLDFISKHVNVVATNLDEAKALSHHDDPLLAGEFILNLADLVLLTVGARGLYVCAWVDEKNARETKDHLHSKSLVDYNAFEYSRAQLKSDCEKPIKIYTHINPFMGGPVRIENTNGAGDAALSALLHDISANNYHRQCVPNSPKHNANYLTYSSIHQISKYANRVSYEVLKQRSPRLAHGLPMKEESLDESYWEL
- a CDS encoding ATP-binding protein, whose amino-acid sequence is MENIEELKELIKELEEKNSALQEELKQKDYLINHLPCTISWINSDLRYIAINNALEDLIGIQKKSIENQRVGFIQEDESQFTTFIKEFFLHHGDYSQIEINETINGKHKVFLIVAQKYKNSQEAIIIGFDITQTKLLESKLWHNDKLKTIAALSTGIIHEIKNPLSIIKGTTDLLIHHDEFPEEKKKSFIQKIDNMTDRIFNIIDGLKNLARDDYNDNLQKTKISKILEELDVLLRSKIISAKIDFRVKNLESIRNTVINCIEGQIIQILINLINNSIEAISDSEDRWIRVEVQKEDKLIHVKVTDSGPGIKDEDLEKIFLPFFTTKPKETGTGIGLGLCKDLAIKNKADLYYEPVNGHTSFTLVIPYEDEE
- the pyrF gene encoding orotidine-5'-phosphate decarboxylase: MNRIFLALDNMSKEEVLSFLDLHAKNLSLIKIGMELFYRYGPTLITELKSRYNLKIFLDLKLHDIPNTVASAIKSLSPLEIDFLTIHLSGSTTMLQAARKACDEYLPSTKLIGVSVLTSMDERECQSIYNQNLELTFKNLFKQATLSHLDGIVCSTQELKYISKDDKILTICPGIRFQQDQVNDQKRVSTPEEAFQRGADYLVMGRALRDNPERITSLNN